The Vibrio gallaecicus genome contains a region encoding:
- a CDS encoding TetR/AcrR family transcriptional regulator yields MTINTSQDKRLQILSAAEALIAEVGFQGLSMHKLAKEAGVAAGTIYRYFDDKEHLIEEVRVQVTQRVANAVQEGVDDSQPIKQRYRTMWLNIWDLAGTNLAAIKNRIQYDSLPTTHCTQFRELERIMFSQVELLFNEGKEQGLFKPLDNEVLSGLSLAASVSLARKHSLGFYQLDDAALDAAIEASWDAIIKH; encoded by the coding sequence ATGACCATTAATACATCTCAGGATAAACGTCTTCAGATACTCTCTGCTGCTGAAGCTCTTATTGCAGAAGTAGGCTTTCAAGGCTTATCCATGCATAAACTAGCGAAAGAAGCAGGAGTCGCCGCAGGTACTATTTATCGCTATTTTGATGATAAAGAACACCTAATTGAAGAAGTTCGAGTACAAGTTACTCAACGAGTAGCGAATGCTGTACAAGAAGGCGTTGATGATTCACAACCAATAAAACAACGCTACCGAACCATGTGGTTAAACATATGGGACTTAGCTGGGACTAACCTTGCTGCAATCAAAAATCGAATTCAATACGATTCTTTACCAACAACACATTGCACTCAATTTAGGGAATTAGAACGAATCATGTTTTCCCAGGTCGAACTGCTATTCAATGAAGGTAAGGAGCAAGGACTTTTTAAACCACTTGATAATGAAGTTTTAAGTGGTCTGAGCTTAGCCGCTAGTGTTTCACTAGCACGTAAGCATTCTTTAGGCTTTTACCAATTGGATGATGCTGCATTAGATGCCGCTATTGAAGCCAGTTGGGATGCAATAATTAAACACTAA
- a CDS encoding efflux RND transporter periplasmic adaptor subunit — protein sequence MKKWIIMLSIVLVLFGSVFGYRMHDIQQKMAAFANMPEPAFPVTAMEVDTVDWVPVIEAIGFIEPNQGVTLANETAGIIDQISFESGTDVKKDQQLVRLDSEVEKANLKSTQARLPAAEAKYKRYKGLFKKGSISKEAYDDAEANFFSLSADIESLKASIERRQIRAPFDGKVGIRNVYLGQYLQSGTDIVRLEDTTVMRLRFTVSQNDISRINVGQAIDIYVDAYPERPFQGSISAIEPAVSVQSGLIEVQADIPNNDGKLRSGMFARANIILPKLENQVTLPQTAITFTLYGDNVYIISDVDGEMRVKQHVVKVGERAKDKAHILEGVKPGDIVVTSGQVRLSNDAKVKIVESDSLTPPSETPML from the coding sequence ATGAAAAAGTGGATTATCATGCTATCAATTGTACTTGTACTATTCGGTAGCGTTTTTGGATATCGAATGCACGATATCCAACAAAAAATGGCAGCGTTCGCAAATATGCCAGAACCTGCTTTTCCAGTAACCGCTATGGAAGTGGACACCGTTGACTGGGTTCCAGTTATTGAGGCAATAGGTTTTATTGAACCAAACCAAGGTGTGACTCTTGCAAATGAAACTGCTGGTATCATTGACCAAATTTCTTTTGAATCTGGTACTGACGTTAAAAAAGACCAACAACTTGTACGTTTAGATTCAGAAGTAGAAAAAGCGAACCTGAAAAGTACTCAAGCTCGTTTACCTGCAGCTGAAGCTAAATACAAGCGATACAAAGGTCTATTCAAGAAAGGCTCTATTTCTAAAGAAGCTTACGATGATGCAGAAGCTAACTTTTTCTCATTATCAGCTGATATTGAGAGTTTAAAAGCCTCTATTGAACGCCGCCAAATTCGTGCACCTTTTGATGGCAAAGTGGGTATTCGTAATGTTTACCTAGGTCAATACCTACAATCTGGCACTGATATCGTTCGTTTAGAAGATACAACCGTGATGCGCTTACGCTTTACTGTTTCTCAAAATGACATCTCTCGAATCAACGTTGGTCAGGCAATTGATATTTATGTTGATGCTTACCCTGAACGCCCATTCCAAGGTTCTATCAGCGCAATTGAACCAGCCGTAAGTGTTCAAAGTGGTCTTATTGAAGTTCAAGCCGACATTCCAAACAATGACGGTAAACTTCGTAGCGGTATGTTCGCTCGTGCCAACATCATCCTACCGAAGCTTGAGAACCAAGTAACACTTCCTCAAACTGCAATCACATTCACTCTCTACGGCGATAATGTTTACATTATTTCAGATGTGGACGGCGAAATGCGTGTTAAACAACATGTAGTTAAAGTAGGTGAAAGAGCAAAAGATAAAGCGCACATCCTTGAAGGAGTGAAGCCGGGCGATATCGTCGTGACTTCAGGTCAAGTTCGCTTAAGTAATGACGCAAAAGTTAAGATCGTTGAAAGCGACTCTCTAACTCCACCGTCTGAAACACCAATGCTGTAA